The following coding sequences lie in one Chelmon rostratus isolate fCheRos1 chromosome 2, fCheRos1.pri, whole genome shotgun sequence genomic window:
- the mon1bb gene encoding vacuolar fusion protein MON1 homolog B isoform X2 encodes MERDNHQEGDAEGVKICDPPSESNLPVERNDSISVNTEETADSLPSVVSAEEQSLDADPHSNQVTKPNAEETENSECQNNVSTAPCDGETEDASADNDQGDSGEFVVTMLAKAKLEEQGIGVKGRSSPLLEAGTQESPAFMSHRDEDVTADSWRQHRKHVFVLSEAGKPIYSRYGSEEALSSTMGVMMALVSFVQSGDNIIRSVYSEEHTVVFLQKGPLVLVCVSSSHQSERQLRGELLYVYYQIISMLTQASISRIFEHKKNYDLRRLLAGSEKILDGLLNLVDSDPSFLLAAVHCLPLASSLRDSLSQILQKAITPNLVFSILIAKNQLLTIVQEKTVIEDTRLEPADVHLLLNLIGASSAFQAGEIWTPICLPLFNPDCYFYAYISYLDPPECTVCLLLLSTDKEAFYAVAECKRKIEEAMVAHNSLSLIAKVQSYSVSQVGVSDLRHFMYKPFDVPDNYRQLTQFTSPEMEAPYSSEEEKMRLLDLYRYMHSRIHSTSRPLKLIYHVAERETLLAWVTSKFELYTCFSPLVTKACAITAITKLLRWIKKEEDRLFIRYPPKYSTTPNPSKSSRGGKSDQQDSTDNGFLSLL; translated from the exons ATGGAGAGAGACAATCATCAAGAAGGAGATGCAGAGGGAGTGAAGATTTGTGATCCACCCTCTGAGAGTAATCTACCTG TGGAGAGAAATGACAGTATCAGCGTTAACACAGAGGAGACTGCAGATTCACTCCCATCAGTTGTTTCGGCAGAAGAGCAGAGTCTGGACGCGGACCCCCATTCTAACCAGGTAACAAAGCCAAATGCGGAGGAGACTGAAAACTCAGAGTGTCAGAACAATGTGTCCACCGCGCCGTGTGACGGAGAGACTGAGGATGCAAGCGCTGACAATGACCAGGGCGACTCTGGGGAGTTTGTCGTTACAATGCTGGCCAAGGCCAAGCTGGAGGAGCAAGGCATAGGCGTGAAAGGACGGTCATCTCCCTTGTTGGAGGCAGGCACCCAGGAATCTCCTGCCTTCATGTCTCACCGCGATGAAGACGTGACGGCGGACAGCTGGAGGCAGCACAGGaagcatgtttttgtgctgagTGAAGCAGGCAAACCCATCTATTCCCGATATGGCAGCGAAGAGGCTCTTTCATCTACAATGGGAGTCATGATGGCACTGGTTTCCTTTGTTCAAAGTGGAGATAATATCATCCGCTCAGTCTATTCAG AGGAGCACACCGTGGTGTTCTTGCAGAAAGGGCCCCTTGTTCTGGTGTGTGTCTCTAGCAGTCATCAGTCCGAGCGGCAGCTGCGTGGAGAGCTCCTCTATGTGTACTATCAGATCATCAGCATGCTCACCCAGGCCAGCATATCCCGCATCTTTGAACACAAGAAAAACTACGACCTGAGGAGACTCCTGGCAGGCTCAGAGAAGATCCTGGACGGCCTTCTCAACTTGGTGGATTCTGACCCCAGCTTCTTGCTAGCAGCAGTGCACTGCTTGCCTTTAGCTTCCTCTCTCAGGGACTCTCTCAGCCAGATTCTGCAGAAAGCGATCACCCCCAATCTGGTTTTCTCCATCCTCATTGCAAAGAACCAGCTGCTCACCATCGTCCAAGAAAAGACGGTCATCGAGGACACCAGGCTGGAGCCCGCTGACGTCCACCTCCTGCTCAACCTCATCGGAGCCTCCTCTGCCTTTCAGGCAGGGGAGATCTGGACTCCCatctgtctccccctctttAATCCTGACTGTTACTTTTATGCATACATTTCTTACCTGGACCCTCCAGAATgcactgtttgtctgctgctgctctcgaCAGACAAGGAGGCTTTCTATGCTGTAGCTGAGTGCAAGAGGAAGATAGAGGAGGCCATGGTGGCTCATAACTCACTGAGCCTCATTGCTAAAGTCCAGTCGTACAGCGTGAGCCAGGTGGGCGTCTCAGACCTCAGACACTTCATGTACAAGCCCTTTGATGTGCCAGACAACTACCGCCAGCTCACTCAGTTcaccag CCCAGAGATGGAGGCACCTTACAGCAGcgaagaggagaaaatgagactGCTGGACCTTTATCGTTACATGCACAGTCGCATCCACAGCACCTCACGACCCCTCAAGCTCATCTACCACGTTGCTGAGAGGGAGACTCTGCTAGCCTGG GTCACAAGTAAATTTGAGCTATACACCTGCTTCAGTCCTCTGGTGACAAAGGCCTGCGCCATCACTGCCATCACTAAGCTTCTGAGGTGGATTAAAAAGGAGGAGGACCGGCTCTTCATCAGATACCCCCCAAAGTATTCAACCACTCCAAACCCCAGCAAGAGCTCTCGAGGCGGCAAATCTGACCAGCAAGACTCCACAGATAACGGCTTCTTATCGCTTCTATAG
- the mon1bb gene encoding vacuolar fusion protein MON1 homolog B isoform X1: protein MERDNHQEGDAEGVKICDPPSESNLPADTLATSLSLLGNHMFPDPVERNDSISVNTEETADSLPSVVSAEEQSLDADPHSNQVTKPNAEETENSECQNNVSTAPCDGETEDASADNDQGDSGEFVVTMLAKAKLEEQGIGVKGRSSPLLEAGTQESPAFMSHRDEDVTADSWRQHRKHVFVLSEAGKPIYSRYGSEEALSSTMGVMMALVSFVQSGDNIIRSVYSEEHTVVFLQKGPLVLVCVSSSHQSERQLRGELLYVYYQIISMLTQASISRIFEHKKNYDLRRLLAGSEKILDGLLNLVDSDPSFLLAAVHCLPLASSLRDSLSQILQKAITPNLVFSILIAKNQLLTIVQEKTVIEDTRLEPADVHLLLNLIGASSAFQAGEIWTPICLPLFNPDCYFYAYISYLDPPECTVCLLLLSTDKEAFYAVAECKRKIEEAMVAHNSLSLIAKVQSYSVSQVGVSDLRHFMYKPFDVPDNYRQLTQFTSPEMEAPYSSEEEKMRLLDLYRYMHSRIHSTSRPLKLIYHVAERETLLAWVTSKFELYTCFSPLVTKACAITAITKLLRWIKKEEDRLFIRYPPKYSTTPNPSKSSRGGKSDQQDSTDNGFLSLL from the exons ATGGAGAGAGACAATCATCAAGAAGGAGATGCAGAGGGAGTGAAGATTTGTGATCCACCCTCTGAGAGTAATCTACCTG CTGACACCTTGGCtacttctctctccctcttggGGAATCACATGTTTCCTGATCCAGTGGAGAGAAATGACAGTATCAGCGTTAACACAGAGGAGACTGCAGATTCACTCCCATCAGTTGTTTCGGCAGAAGAGCAGAGTCTGGACGCGGACCCCCATTCTAACCAGGTAACAAAGCCAAATGCGGAGGAGACTGAAAACTCAGAGTGTCAGAACAATGTGTCCACCGCGCCGTGTGACGGAGAGACTGAGGATGCAAGCGCTGACAATGACCAGGGCGACTCTGGGGAGTTTGTCGTTACAATGCTGGCCAAGGCCAAGCTGGAGGAGCAAGGCATAGGCGTGAAAGGACGGTCATCTCCCTTGTTGGAGGCAGGCACCCAGGAATCTCCTGCCTTCATGTCTCACCGCGATGAAGACGTGACGGCGGACAGCTGGAGGCAGCACAGGaagcatgtttttgtgctgagTGAAGCAGGCAAACCCATCTATTCCCGATATGGCAGCGAAGAGGCTCTTTCATCTACAATGGGAGTCATGATGGCACTGGTTTCCTTTGTTCAAAGTGGAGATAATATCATCCGCTCAGTCTATTCAG AGGAGCACACCGTGGTGTTCTTGCAGAAAGGGCCCCTTGTTCTGGTGTGTGTCTCTAGCAGTCATCAGTCCGAGCGGCAGCTGCGTGGAGAGCTCCTCTATGTGTACTATCAGATCATCAGCATGCTCACCCAGGCCAGCATATCCCGCATCTTTGAACACAAGAAAAACTACGACCTGAGGAGACTCCTGGCAGGCTCAGAGAAGATCCTGGACGGCCTTCTCAACTTGGTGGATTCTGACCCCAGCTTCTTGCTAGCAGCAGTGCACTGCTTGCCTTTAGCTTCCTCTCTCAGGGACTCTCTCAGCCAGATTCTGCAGAAAGCGATCACCCCCAATCTGGTTTTCTCCATCCTCATTGCAAAGAACCAGCTGCTCACCATCGTCCAAGAAAAGACGGTCATCGAGGACACCAGGCTGGAGCCCGCTGACGTCCACCTCCTGCTCAACCTCATCGGAGCCTCCTCTGCCTTTCAGGCAGGGGAGATCTGGACTCCCatctgtctccccctctttAATCCTGACTGTTACTTTTATGCATACATTTCTTACCTGGACCCTCCAGAATgcactgtttgtctgctgctgctctcgaCAGACAAGGAGGCTTTCTATGCTGTAGCTGAGTGCAAGAGGAAGATAGAGGAGGCCATGGTGGCTCATAACTCACTGAGCCTCATTGCTAAAGTCCAGTCGTACAGCGTGAGCCAGGTGGGCGTCTCAGACCTCAGACACTTCATGTACAAGCCCTTTGATGTGCCAGACAACTACCGCCAGCTCACTCAGTTcaccag CCCAGAGATGGAGGCACCTTACAGCAGcgaagaggagaaaatgagactGCTGGACCTTTATCGTTACATGCACAGTCGCATCCACAGCACCTCACGACCCCTCAAGCTCATCTACCACGTTGCTGAGAGGGAGACTCTGCTAGCCTGG GTCACAAGTAAATTTGAGCTATACACCTGCTTCAGTCCTCTGGTGACAAAGGCCTGCGCCATCACTGCCATCACTAAGCTTCTGAGGTGGATTAAAAAGGAGGAGGACCGGCTCTTCATCAGATACCCCCCAAAGTATTCAACCACTCCAAACCCCAGCAAGAGCTCTCGAGGCGGCAAATCTGACCAGCAAGACTCCACAGATAACGGCTTCTTATCGCTTCTATAG